CGCGCGGCTGGAGAGTATTGCTGAGCCGGGCGGAGTTTGTATCTCCGATGACGCCTATCGGCAAATACGGGGCAAGGTCGAAATCGTCAGTGATGATCTTGGGCCTCAAAACCTGAAGAACATTGTGGAGCCGATGCGGGCGTGGCGGCTTCAGCTTGCTGATCAACACGTGGCGAGACCGCAACCGGGCTTGCATTCAGGCCAATCGCAAGCGCTCGCGATTCCCGACAAGCCGTCCATCGCCGTGTTGCCATTTCAAAACATGTCCGGCGATCCTGAGCAGGAGTATTTCGCGGACGGAATCGTCGAGGACATCATCACTGCACTGTCGCGCTTCAAGTCGCTGTTCGTCATCGCGCGCAATTCGAGCTTCACTTTCAAGGGTAAGGCGGTCGACATCAAGAAGGTCGGCCAGGAGCTGGGCGTTCGTTATGTGCTCGAAGGCAGCATCCGCAAGGCGGGAGCAAGGGTCAGAATAACCGGGCAGTTGGTCGATGCCGCGAGCAGCTCGCATCTGTGGGCAGACAAGTTCGATGGATCACTTGAAGATGTGTTCGGACTTCAGGACCGGATCACCACGAGCGTGGTTGCCGCGATTGCACCGAAGCTCGACCAGGCCGAGATTGAACGCTCTAAGCGAAAGCCGACCGAAAAGCTGGATGCCTATGATTACTATCTTCGCGGGCTTGCGGTTGTCGAAGGCGCAACCAAGGACGAGAACGAGGAAGCTCTTCGGCACTTCTACAAAGCCATCGAGATCGATCCCAATTTTGCACTAGCGCATGCGATGGTGGCGCGGTGCTTCACCCTACGCAAAGCAAACGGCTGGATGACAGATGTTGCAAAGGAATCAGCCGAGACCGCCAAAGTGGCCCGACGCGCGGCGGAGCTGGGAAGAGAAGACGCGGCAGTTCTGTCACGGGCCGGTTACGCTCTCGCGCGGGTTGCGTTCGAACCGGAGGAAGGCGCTGACCTTATCGAACGGGCGCTTGCGCTCAATCCGCATCTTTCCTCTGCATGGCAATACGGTGGCCTGCTCAAGGCATTTCGCGGAGAGCCGGAAACGGCGATTGAACATTTGGCTCACGCTATGCGACTGAGCCCGCTCGATCCCAGTCTCTACTCGATGCAGACGGCTATGGCGCTCGCCCATTTCGTTGCCGGCCGATATGACGAGTCGGTTTTTTGGGCTGAAAAAGCCTCGCGGGAGGATCCGAACTTCTTGCCCGCCATTAGAATTATCGCGACTAGCGCCGGAAATTCCGGTCAACTGGAGCAAGCCCAGAAAGCGGCAAAGCGAGTGCTGGAAATAGATCCTGCATTTAGAGTATCTAGTGTGGCCGATCACGTACCGCTGCGCCGTCCCGACGATCTTGCTAGATATGCGGAAGGTCTACGACGCGCCGGATTGCCAGAATAGTCACGCGCCGCCTACGTTTTGCGTGTCCCGGCATCGTTGTGACGGTAGGCGCCACTTCCGCTCTTGGCCCCAAGCGGCCGACCCGGCATGTCCGCTGGATGTCGGCTCTTTGGGGTGAAGCCGACTTGATATACTCAGCCTGAGTTCTTCCGGTTTTGACCCATGGCGGACGATCCGCCGGTTCGTCAAATCCCGGACCCATTGTTGATCTGCCTGTGGCTCCCCACTTCCGTCAATTTTGGTCGTCATGTCAGATCCGGCATTTTCGCCAACGCGTAGCCGTGGAAGGTCACGCGATCATTTTTTAGTAATTTGCAGGACGGAAAAAATGAAAAGCGCAACGCTGTTTGCCC
The window above is part of the Bradyrhizobium sp. PSBB068 genome. Proteins encoded here:
- a CDS encoding adenylate/guanylate cyclase domain-containing protein, giving the protein MGADEEGTLARLKVVRNAVVDPTIAAHRGRIVKTTGDGLLVEFASAVDAARCSVEIQRGMSSQNVNFPEHRIDFRIGIHVGDIIFDDNDIFGDGVNIAARLESIAEPGGVCISDDAYRQIRGKVEIVSDDLGPQNLKNIVEPMRAWRLQLADQHVARPQPGLHSGQSQALAIPDKPSIAVLPFQNMSGDPEQEYFADGIVEDIITALSRFKSLFVIARNSSFTFKGKAVDIKKVGQELGVRYVLEGSIRKAGARVRITGQLVDAASSSHLWADKFDGSLEDVFGLQDRITTSVVAAIAPKLDQAEIERSKRKPTEKLDAYDYYLRGLAVVEGATKDENEEALRHFYKAIEIDPNFALAHAMVARCFTLRKANGWMTDVAKESAETAKVARRAAELGREDAAVLSRAGYALARVAFEPEEGADLIERALALNPHLSSAWQYGGLLKAFRGEPETAIEHLAHAMRLSPLDPSLYSMQTAMALAHFVAGRYDESVFWAEKASREDPNFLPAIRIIATSAGNSGQLEQAQKAAKRVLEIDPAFRVSSVADHVPLRRPDDLARYAEGLRRAGLPE